One Setaria italica strain Yugu1 chromosome I, Setaria_italica_v2.0, whole genome shotgun sequence DNA window includes the following coding sequences:
- the LOC101785290 gene encoding 50S ribosomal protein L29, chloroplastic, which yields MATMSLAAASPLTSTPRAIGAPAPLTAFLGLRSGVAQATRFPGLAMSSKPAEPRAAAVVAMAKREQELEEIRGMTTEQLEEEVVDLKGELFLLRLKRSARQEFKNSEFCRMRKRIARMLTVKREREIEQGINKRLSRKLDRQWKKSIVVRPPPSLREKKEE from the exons ATGGCGACAATGTCtctcgccgcggcgtcgccccTCACCTCCACTCCCCGCGCCATCGGCGCACCCGCACCTCTCACGGCCTTCCTTGGCCTCCGCTCAGGTGTCGCTCAGGCTACGCGGTTCCCCGGACTGGCGATGTCATCGAAGCCGGCGGagccccgcgccgcggcggtggtggcgatggCGAAGAGAGAGCAGGAGCTGGAGGAGATCCGGGGCATGACGACGgagcagctggaggaggaggttgtGGACCTCAAGGGGGAGCTCTTCCTGCTCCGCCTCAAGCGCTCCGCGCGCCAGGAGTTCAAGAACAGCGAGTTCTGCCGCATGCGCAAGAGG ATTGCTCGTATGTTGACTGTGAAAAGAGAGCGGGAAATTGAGCAAGGAATCAACAAGAGATTGTCTAGGAAGCTTGATAGGCAATGGAAGAAGAGCATTGTGGTCAGACCACCACCATCTCTAAGGGAGAAAAAAGAGGAATAG
- the LOC101785692 gene encoding transcription factor MYB16, which produces MGRSPCCDENGLKKGPWTPEEDEKLMEYIQKHGHGSWRALPKLAGLNRCGKSCRLRWTNYLRPDIKRGKFTQEEEQTILRLHSVLGNKWSAIAKHLPGRTDNEIKNFWNTHLKKKLIQMGFDPMTHRPRTDFFAALPQLIALANLRQLVEQRPWDDHAARLQVEAVQAAKLQCLQNLIQSAASIATNPSSSSINTIPDLEQIGLLSPPQMSSLSSLPSPSFLESISGQDIVAGQLPDIQIPNSFSEQPTSNDANQNSDFTPKSSVEGENETPKTLLLSENSLPPLTDFPISNFGDACSASSCDGSSIQFPSWPELFDEQFLSEFV; this is translated from the exons ATGGGAAGGTCTCCTTGCTGTGATGAGAATGGCCTCAAGAAGGGCCCCTGGACCCCTGAAGAAGACGAGAAGCTCATGGAGTACATCCAGAAGCACGGCCATGGGAGCTGGAGAGCACTGCCGAAGCTTGCTG GGCTCAATAGGTGTGGCAAGAGCTGCAGGCTGAGATGGACCAACTACCTCAGGCCAGACATCAAGAGAGGGAAGTTcacccaagaagaagaacaaaccATCCTCCGGCTCCACTCCGTCCTTGGCAACAA GTGGTCAGCCATTGCAAAGCACCTGCCTGGGCGGACcgacaacgagatcaagaatTTCTGGAACACTCACCTGAAGAAGAAGCTGATCCAGATGGGCTTCGACCCGATGACGCACAGGCCAAGGACCGACTTCTTTGCTGCGCTGCCTCAACTCATTGCGCTGGCCAACCTCCGCCAGCTTGTGGAGCAGCGTCCATGGGACGACCACGCCGCAAGGCTGCAGGTTGAGGCAGTCCAGGCTGCAAAGCTCCAGTGCCTGCAGAACCTGATCCAGTCTGCAGCATCCATTGCCACTAATCCCAGTTCCAGCAGCATCAACACCATCCCCGACCTGGAGCAAATTGGCCTCCTGAGTCCTCCGCAGATGTCTTCCTTGTCTTCGTTGCCTTCTCCGAGTTTCCTGGAGAGTATCAGTGGCCAAGACATAGTAGCTGGACAACTGCCTGACATACAAATTCCTAACTCTTTCTCTGAGCAGCCCACCAGCAACGATGCCAACCAGAACTCGGACTTCACTCCAAAGAGTAGCGTTGAGGGGGAGAATGAAACCCCTAAAACGCTGCTGCTGTCAGAAAACTCCCTTCCACCGCTCACCGACTTCCCCATTTCCAACTTCGGCGATGCTTGCAGCGCCTCAAGCTGTGATGGTAGCAGCATTCAATTCCCGAGTTGGCCTGAGTTGTTTGATGAACAGTTCTTGAGCGAGTTTGTATGA
- the LOC101786094 gene encoding outer envelope protein 64, mitochondrial, whose product MAFSAQSGGAGGGGTIASNPRVWIVAGIAVAGVIVLAEAARRRRRWLRGKAGAPPDFGAFCDRFELSPPPQPPPPAARHLLSGLTFAASDNFEIEGYVAGFGNPDWKRTHEAPRHTAVTVTLLQKQGATCVGRTVMDELGFGVTGENLHCGTPINPASSSLVPGGSCSGSAVAVAAQLVDFALGTDTVGDVRIPASFCGLLCFRPSYGVVSTLGTIANSQSLDTVGWFARDPCVLHRVGEVLLPATAGGLKQTRQFVFADDCFQLLKVSNQKTVHAIKNAVQTLPGYQPPKHINIGQYLYSNVPSLKEFCEPATKLQEGMSALKALSTVMLLLQRYEFKENHENWVNTVKPKLGLDISTCVLRAVNFAHDNIKSLYAIRNELRAALKNLLKDSGILVLPTTAGYPLKRNSKERLSSGFEDRMYKFVGIAALSGCCEVTIPWSNLDHHVSLSFVAAHGSDKSLLRTIVDTYSLIQDQVVLASKLVAAPVVNGDVDIDESELLKEKGNSAFKRRQWSKAAEFYSEAISLSDTNATYYCNRAAAYLELGRFKQAEADCDQALLLDRKNVKAYLRRGCAREVTLNYKEALQDFRHALALEPQNKTALAAERRLQKLLK is encoded by the exons ATGGCGTTCTCGGCGCAATCGGGCggtgccggaggcggcgggacgATCGCCTCCAACCCCCGCGTCTGGATCGTCGCAGGCATCGCCGTCGCGGGGGTCATCGTCctcgcggaggcggcgcggcgccgcagGCGGTGGCTGCGGGGCAaggccggcgcgccgcccgaCTTTGGAGCCTTCTGCGACCGCTTCGAGCTCTCccctccgccgcagccgccgcctcccgccgcgcgCCATCTGCTCTCGGGCCTAACCTTCGCCGCCAGTGACAA CTTCGAGATCGAGGGCTATGTCGCTGGGTTTGGGAACCCGGACTGGAAGAGGACTCACGAGGCGCCCAGGCACACAGCAGTGACTGTCACATTGCTGCAGAAGCAGGGGGCCACCTGCGTTGGAAGGACAGTCATGGATGAACTCGGCTTCGG TGTCACTGGAGAAAATTTGCACTGTGGAACACCAATCAACCCTGCTTCTTCGTCACTTGTCCCTGGTGGATCATGCAGTGGATCTGCTGTGGCAGTTGCTGCACAACTTGTCGACTTTGCTCTTG GCACCGATACAGTTGGTGATGTGAGAATTCCAGCTTCTTTCTGTGGGTTACTTTGTTTCAGGCCTTCTTATGGTGTTGTTTCTACTCTTGGGACAATAGCAAATTCACAAAGTCTAGATACAGTTG GATGGTTTGCGCGAGATCCATGTGTTCTTCATCGTGTTGGAGAAGTTCTACTACCAGCTACTGCAGGTGGACTTAAGCAAACAAGGCAATTTGTTTTTGCTGATGATTGCTTTCAGCTGCTAAAGGTCTCTAACCAGAAAACTGTGCATGCCATAAAAAATGCTGTCCAAACATTACCCGGAT ATCAGCCACCTAAACACATCAATATTGGCCAATATCTTTATTCAAATGTACCTAGCCTGAAGGAGTTTTGCGAACCTGCTACGAAGTTACAAGAAGGAATGTCAGCCTTGAAAGCGCTGTCCACAGTGATGCTGTTACTGCAGAG ATACGAGTTTAAGGAAAATCATGAGAATTGGGTTAACACTGTTAAACCTAAGCTTGGCCTTGATATCTCTACTTGTGTGCTTCGAGCTGTGAACTTTGCACATGATAACATTAAATCTTTGTATGCAATAAGAAATGAATTGCGGGCGGCACTCAAGAATCTTCTCAAG GATTCGGGAATTTTAGTTCTACCAACCACAGCTGGATATCCTCTGAAGAGAAACTCTAAAGAAAGACTATCATCTGGATTTGAGGATAGAATGTACAAATTTGTGGGCATTGCTGCACTTTCTGGCTGTTGTGAG GTCACTATACCCTGGTCAAATCTGGATCATCATGTTTCTCTTTCATTTGTAGCAGCACATGGATCAGACAAATCCCTTCTTCGTACTATCGTGGATACATATTCTCTCATCCAGGACCAAGTAGTTTTGGCATCCAAGTTGGTAGCCGCACCAGTAGTCAATGGTGACGTTGATATTGATGAATCAGAGTTGCTGAAAGAAAAG GGAAATAGTGCTTTCAAAAGAAGACAGTGGAGCAAGGCTGCTGAGTTTTATTCAGAGGCCATCAGTTTGAGTGACACAAATGCAACTTATTACTGCAATAGAGCAGCTGCTTACCTGGAACTGGGCCG TTTTAAACAAGCGGAAGCAGATTGTGACCAGGCCTTACTGTTGGATAGAAAG AACGTTAAAGCATACCTACGGCGAGGTTGTGCGAGGGAAGTAACTTTGAATTACAAAGAAGCTCTTCAAG ATTTCCGGCATGCTTTGGCTTTGGAACCACAGAACAAAACAGCTCTTGCGGCAGAGAGAAGGCTGCAAAAACTCCTGAAGTGA
- the LOC101770073 gene encoding uncharacterized protein LOC101770073 translates to MVWITQVVTCIREKSYSQVWDSQFVVSVLGARTFLATCDFGSLAHLHFFLPFLHGLAPSPARVLPQQPVQQLRTPMDPLASLASGLFSAFSPLLSSSAQHQQQQFLLLPLPVAAARALTVLRRLLLFATQAFISLFFMFLSALAPAPPPQPPALAPTLPRAEPGSPAGDTCVGRALAHVLSVASRLPVASRKYELVRGLAERLLDDNVRARAGAVNRAALAGAFARTLRQLESAAGGEWPGMELAVRAVRTGVRWWRPAAASSLDEGFGGPAAEKLAAELLWLGQKMAECGAAREAVVQFGDAARLGSRALVAEPALQVSLLRLAVFLFQHANSREFEQGAGGKDTGAVAEQRMAMLRSWLPLLCRGSNGTDAPVLTGREREEMVAVLEDLIDKLSWEQREEVLSLWLHHFAACPDTDWPNLESSYTRWYVESRRLLA, encoded by the exons ATGGTTTGGATAACTCAAGTGGTAACATGTATAcgtgaaaaatcatattcacaGGTTTGGGACAGCCAGTTTGTCGTCTCCGTCCTCGGCGCGCGGACGTTTCTTGCGACTTGCGACTTTGGGAGCCTCGCACACCTGCACTTCTTTCTTCCATTCCTCCACGGACTTGCTCCCTCCCCTGCTCGGGTGCTCCCGCAGCAGCCCGTGCAGCAGCTCCGGACGCCGATGGACCCTCTGGCGTCGCTCGCCTCGGGCCTCTTCTCGGCCTTCTCGCCGCTGCTGTCGTCGTCGgcgcagcaccagcagcagcagttcCTGCTCCTGCCGCTCCctgtcgcggcggcgcgcgcgctcaccgtgctccgccgcctcctcctcttcgccacGCAGGCCttcatctccctcttcttcaTGTTCCTGTCCGCgctcgcgcccgcgccgccaccacagCCGCCGGCGCTCGCGCCCACGCTTCCGCGCGCGGAGCCGGGGTCCCCGGCGGGGGACACCTGCGTGGGGCGCGCGCTCGCGCACGTGCTCTCCGTGGCGTCAAGGCTCCCCGTCGCCTCTCGAAAGTACGAGCTGGTGCGGGGCCTCGCGGAGCGGCTGCTCGACGAcaacgtgcgcgcgcgcgccggcgccgtgaaccgggccgcgctcgccggcgcgtTCGCGCGCACGCTGCGGCAGCTGGAgtcggcggcgggaggggagtGGCCCGGGATGGAGCTGGCCGTGCGCGCCGTGAGGACGGGggtgcggtggtggaggcccgccgcggcgtcctcgcTGGACGAAGGGTTCGGCGGGcccgcggcggagaagctcgcCGCCGAGCTGCTGTGGCTCGGGCAGAAGATGGCCGagtgcggcgcggcgcgcgaggccgTGGTGCAGTTCGGCGACGCGGCGAGGCTCGGGAGCCGCGCGCTCGTCGCCGAGCCGGCGCTACAGGTCTCGCTGCTTCGGCTCGCCG TGTTTTTGTTCCAGcacgccaactcgagggagttCGAGCAGGGTGCGGGAGGGAAGGACACGGGCGCGGTCGCCGAGCAGCGGATGGCGATGCTGCGGTCGTGGCTGCCGCTGCTGTGCCGCGGCAGCAACGGCACGGACGCGCCGGTGCTGACCGGCCGGGAGCgggaggagatggtggccgtgCTGGAGGACCTGATCGACAAGCTCAGCTGGGAGCAGCGGGAGGAGGTCCTCTCGCTCTGGCTGCACCACTTCGCCGCCTGCCCGGACACCGACTGGCCCAACCTCGAGTCCTCCTACACCCGCTGGTACGTCGAGTCGCGCAGGCTGCTCGCGTAG